From a region of the Haematobia irritans isolate KBUSLIRL chromosome 4, ASM5000362v1, whole genome shotgun sequence genome:
- the LOC142234012 gene encoding inositol monophosphatase 1-like encodes MAGKAHGIRALGSAALNMSMVALGAADANYEFGIHAWDVCAGDLIVREAGGVVIDPAGGDFDMMSRRVLAASSIELAKEIAKTLTQYYPQPRDD; translated from the exons atggctGGCAAAGCTCATGG TATTCGCGCTTTGGGTTCTGCTGCTCTCAATATGTCCATGGTAGCCTTGGGTGCAGCCGATGCAAATTATGAATTTGGTATACATGCATGGGATGTATGTGCTGGAGATTTGATTGTCCGTGAGGCTGGTGGTGTGGTTATTGATCCAGCTGGTGGAGACTTTGATATGATGTCGCGACGTGTATTAGCTGCATCGTCTATTGAATTGGCCAAGGAGATAGCTAAAACATTGACACAATATTATCCTCAGCCAAGAGATGACTAA
- the LOC142234011 gene encoding inositol monophosphatase 1-like, translating to MAETVDLDKCFEVITDLVNKAGKIIARRNETRQEFVCKQGDIDLVTETDQEVEKLLMNGIREHFPDHKFIGEEESSAEGAPKKLTDSPTWIIDPVDGTMNFVHAFPHSCISVGLVVNKITELGIIYNPMLQQRFTARRGKGAFYNDKPIKVSGQTELAKALITSEFGTSRDVEKMQVVKENFEKMAGKAHGIRALGSAALNMSMVALGAADANYEFGIHAWDVCAGDLIVREAGGVVIDPAGGDFDMMSRRVLAASSIELAKEIAKTLTQYYPQPRDD from the exons ATGGCTGAAACAGTTGATTTGGATAAATGTTTTGAAGTTATCACCGACTTGGTAAACAAAGCTGGTAAA ATTATTGCTCGGCGTAATGAAACTCGCCAAGAGTTTGTGTGCAAACAAGGTGACATTGATTTGGTGACGGAAACTGATCAGGAAGTGGAGAAATTATTGATGAATGGCATAAGGGAACATTTTCCTGATCACAA atTTATTGGTGAAGAAGAAAGCAGTGCCGAGGGGGCCCCAAAAAAACTAACCGATTCACCCACCTGGATTATAGATCCCGTTGATGGTACAATGAATTTCGTTCATGCCTTCCCGCATTCTTGTATATCAGTGGGCTTGGTAGTGAATAAAATTACCGAACTTGGTATAATCTACAATCCAATGTTACAACAACGATTCACTGCCCGTCGTGGAAAGGGAGCCTTCTATAATGATAAACCCATAAAGGTAAGCGGACAAACCGAACTAGCAAAAGCTTTGATAACAAGTGAATTTGGTACAAGCCGAGATGTGGAAAAAATGCAAGttgtaaaggaaaattttgaaaaaatggctGGTAAAGCTCATGG TATTCGAGCTTTGGGTTCTGCTGCTCTCAATATGTCTATGGTAGCCTTGGGTGCAGCCGATGCAAATTATGAATTTGGTATACATGCATGGGATGTATGTGCTGGAGATTTGATTGTCCGTGAGGCTGGTGGTGTGGTTATTGATCCAGCTGGTGGAGACTTTGATATGATGTCGCGACGTGTATTAGCTGCATCGTCCATTGAATTGGCCAAGGAGATAGCTAAAACATTGACACAATATTATCCTCAGCCAAGAGACGACTAA